A window from Planococcus maritimus encodes these proteins:
- the garR gene encoding 2-hydroxy-3-oxopropionate reductase — protein MNKTIGFIGLGIMGKPMSLNLLKAGYQVHVNDLNTETVDTLVEAGAQFATPAEMGEHCDVVITMLPASHHVKQVVLGDNGILTNATPGTVIIDMSSISPVASVEIANEAAKRGVDMIDAPVSGGEPKAIDGTLAIMAGGKESVFESVKDVLECVGSDIVLVGDNGSGVTAKLANQIIVNLNIAAMSEALVLAAKAGIDVEKMYQAIRGGLAGSAVLDAKVPLILDRNFVAGGRIDINLKDMTNVMETAHEIGVPLPLSSQLVEIFHALKVDGKAADDHGGIVQYYEKLANVEVRKV, from the coding sequence ATGAACAAAACCATAGGATTTATCGGGCTTGGCATTATGGGCAAGCCGATGTCATTGAATTTGCTGAAAGCGGGTTACCAGGTGCACGTCAATGACCTCAATACAGAAACTGTCGATACACTCGTCGAGGCTGGTGCACAATTCGCGACACCTGCAGAGATGGGAGAACATTGCGACGTCGTCATCACGATGCTGCCTGCGTCTCATCACGTGAAACAAGTCGTGCTCGGAGACAACGGAATTTTGACGAACGCGACACCAGGAACGGTCATCATCGATATGAGCTCGATCTCCCCTGTCGCTTCGGTTGAAATTGCCAATGAAGCGGCGAAGCGCGGCGTCGACATGATTGATGCCCCGGTTAGCGGCGGAGAGCCAAAAGCAATCGACGGTACGTTAGCTATTATGGCGGGCGGAAAAGAAAGCGTTTTCGAATCCGTGAAAGATGTCTTGGAATGTGTTGGATCTGACATCGTCCTCGTCGGCGACAACGGCAGCGGCGTCACCGCAAAACTTGCCAACCAGATCATCGTCAACTTGAACATCGCCGCCATGTCCGAAGCGCTCGTGCTTGCAGCGAAAGCCGGTATCGACGTCGAGAAAATGTATCAAGCGATTCGCGGCGGATTAGCCGGCAGCGCCGTGCTCGACGCCAAAGTGCCATTGATCCTCGACCGCAATTTCGTCGCAGGCGGCCGCATCGATATTAATTTAAAAGACATGACCAACGTCATGGAAACGGCACACGAAATTGGCGTACCGCTTCCGCTATCGAGCCAACTCGTCGAGATTTTCCACGCCTTGAAAGTCGATGGCAAAGCAGCGGACGACCACGGCGGCATCGTTCAGTATTACGAAAAGCTGGCAAATGTCGAAGTTAGGAAGGTGTAA
- a CDS encoding four-carbon acid sugar kinase family protein, with translation MTHSNLLNAQQTLVSLPAIPDETQVDALLERELLDFNKKIIVLDDDPTGVQTVHGVSVYTDWTAESIDAGFAEKQSMFFILTNSRGFTAAETKHAHEEIARVIQQTAAKHGKEFIIISRGDSTLRGHYPLETEVMKNTVEVESDISFDGEVIMPFFQEGGRLTIDNIHYVQEGEQLVPAGETEFAKDRTFGYTESHLGKWAEEKSNGAFKAENAVYLSLEDIRALRIDHLAEQLTSVTDFNKVIVNAVQYVDAKVVVIALIRAMKSGKQFVFRSAAALTKIIGGISDKDLLTKAELITEPSENGGLIMIGSHVKKTTEQFEVLKTADFIEFIEFDVHLVLHPDQFEAEIKRIIDTSERLIRQGQTVAVYTKRERLDLGDNRQEEELMLSVKISDAVTRIVKNLNVRPSFIIAKGGITSSDIGTNGLSVKRATVAGQIQPGIPVWLTGSESKFPGIAYVIFPGNVGSKTSLKDVAEILHG, from the coding sequence ATGACACATTCTAACCTGTTGAATGCACAGCAAACGCTCGTTTCCCTCCCGGCTATCCCGGACGAAACACAAGTCGACGCCTTGCTCGAACGCGAGCTGCTCGATTTCAATAAAAAAATCATCGTGCTCGACGACGATCCGACCGGTGTCCAAACGGTCCACGGTGTTTCCGTCTATACCGATTGGACAGCGGAAAGCATCGACGCCGGTTTTGCGGAAAAGCAGTCGATGTTCTTCATTCTCACCAATTCCCGGGGCTTTACGGCAGCGGAAACAAAGCATGCGCATGAAGAAATCGCGCGAGTTATCCAACAAACCGCCGCGAAGCACGGTAAAGAGTTCATCATCATCAGCCGCGGCGACTCGACCTTGCGCGGGCATTACCCGCTCGAGACCGAGGTGATGAAAAATACGGTCGAAGTCGAATCCGATATTTCATTCGACGGCGAAGTCATCATGCCGTTCTTCCAGGAAGGCGGCCGCTTGACGATCGACAATATCCACTACGTCCAGGAAGGCGAGCAATTGGTGCCGGCCGGTGAAACCGAATTCGCCAAAGACCGCACATTCGGCTACACCGAATCGCATCTCGGCAAATGGGCTGAAGAAAAGTCGAACGGTGCTTTCAAAGCTGAAAACGCAGTCTACTTGTCCCTTGAGGACATTCGCGCTTTGCGCATCGACCATCTCGCTGAGCAATTGACGTCCGTTACGGATTTCAATAAAGTGATCGTCAACGCGGTCCAGTACGTCGATGCCAAAGTCGTTGTCATCGCCTTGATTCGCGCGATGAAATCCGGCAAGCAATTCGTGTTCCGCAGCGCTGCGGCTTTAACGAAAATCATCGGTGGCATTAGCGACAAAGATTTGCTAACGAAAGCGGAATTAATTACCGAACCGAGCGAAAATGGCGGGTTGATCATGATCGGCTCCCATGTGAAAAAGACGACTGAGCAATTCGAAGTGCTGAAAACCGCTGACTTTATTGAATTTATCGAGTTCGACGTTCATCTGGTCTTGCATCCCGACCAATTCGAAGCGGAAATAAAGCGCATTATCGACACAAGCGAGCGTTTGATCCGACAAGGCCAAACGGTTGCGGTCTACACGAAACGTGAGCGGCTGGACCTTGGGGATAACCGCCAGGAAGAAGAATTGATGCTGTCGGTGAAAATTTCAGACGCCGTCACACGCATCGTCAAAAACTTAAACGTCCGTCCGAGTTTCATTATCGCAAAAGGCGGCATCACTTCGAGTGACATCGGGACAAACGGCCTGAGCGTCAAGCGCGCCACGGTCGCCGGCCAGATTCAACCGGGCATTCCCGTGTGGCTGACGGGCAGCGAAAGCAAATTCCCAGGAATCGCTTACGTCATTTTCCCGGGCAATGTCGGTTCGAAAACGAGCTTGAAAGACGTAGCGGAAATCCTGCACGGATAA
- a CDS encoding class II fructose-bisphosphate aldolase: MFIQTKEILQAAHAGHYAVAAFNVYSLETLQGAIQAAEQENQPVIIALGERYFGTVDVEGFAALAKTLAEKASVPVSLHLDHAYEKESIVRAIACGFTSVMYDGSKHELRENIAFTKEIVELAHQAGVSVEAEIGSTARGAFSDEEEGTGALTDPASAKKFVDQTGADFLAASIGTVHGMYTGKPDIKLGLLDDIRQAVGIPLVLHGGSGTPDGTMTQAVAKGICKVNVNTEVSLAAASYLKETAGEPMHLSDRMAGMQQAIVPVMARFIRLLKNSDAG; the protein is encoded by the coding sequence ATGTTCATTCAAACAAAAGAAATCTTGCAAGCGGCTCATGCCGGACACTATGCGGTCGCCGCGTTCAATGTGTATAGCCTTGAAACTTTGCAAGGCGCAATCCAAGCGGCAGAACAAGAAAACCAGCCGGTCATTATCGCACTCGGCGAACGGTATTTTGGTACGGTCGATGTCGAAGGCTTTGCGGCTTTAGCGAAAACTTTGGCGGAAAAAGCGAGTGTCCCGGTGTCCCTACACCTTGACCATGCGTACGAGAAAGAATCGATCGTCCGTGCGATTGCTTGCGGATTCACATCTGTCATGTACGACGGATCAAAACACGAGCTCCGAGAAAACATCGCCTTCACAAAAGAAATCGTCGAACTCGCGCATCAAGCTGGCGTCAGTGTCGAAGCGGAAATCGGCTCGACTGCCCGCGGTGCGTTCTCGGACGAAGAAGAAGGCACCGGCGCTTTGACGGACCCTGCGTCCGCTAAAAAATTCGTCGACCAAACCGGCGCCGATTTTCTCGCAGCATCAATCGGCACAGTCCACGGCATGTACACCGGCAAACCCGACATCAAGCTCGGGCTCCTCGATGATATCCGCCAAGCGGTCGGCATTCCACTCGTCCTCCACGGCGGCTCCGGCACACCGGACGGCACGATGACCCAAGCGGTCGCTAAAGGCATCTGCAAAGTTAACGTCAATACGGAAGTGTCCCTCGCCGCGGCAAGCTATTTGAAAGAAACCGCTGGCGAGCCGATGCACTTGTCCGATCGAATGGCCGGCATGCAACAAGCGATCGTCCCGGTTATGGCACGGTTTATCCGCCTATTGAAAAATTCGGATGCCGGATGA
- a CDS encoding GntP family permease, producing the protein MVTGNLLIVIFILSLAALFFAILKLKIEPFLALITIAVLTALAIGMPLQDVASTVTTGFGNTLAGVGILIGLGVIFGQFLGASGAVEKIAQAVLKVFGIKRSPAGLALTGTAVSIPVFFDAAFVILSGLIRSLSTKTGISVVSFVTALGVGLIVSHNMIAPTPGPLVVAENTGAELGLFILYGIIVAIPATLVGGYLYGMFIGKRVKHSGEIEEVIVEKADLPKKEISTALSFFMLALPIVLILANTVSKLLLPETAASSFFGFVGEKNVALLISVFAAVIFLRPYISIPNNRLYSEAINSAGMIILITGAGGAFGAVINNSGIGDHLITTMQSWSIPVLLLAFIFSQILRASLGSATVALVTTSSILGPMVTALGVSPILLGLAICAGGIGLSLPNDSGFWVVNRFGKLTVPQTLLAWTGGGFIAGVTALITVFILNLFSGILPGL; encoded by the coding sequence ATGGTTACAGGTAATTTGTTAATTGTGATTTTTATTCTGTCGCTCGCTGCTTTGTTTTTCGCTATTCTTAAATTAAAAATCGAGCCTTTTCTCGCCTTGATTACCATTGCCGTGCTCACTGCACTCGCAATCGGCATGCCGCTGCAAGACGTTGCATCAACCGTCACGACCGGGTTCGGCAATACGCTTGCCGGCGTCGGCATCTTGATTGGCCTCGGCGTCATTTTCGGCCAATTCCTTGGCGCGTCTGGCGCAGTTGAAAAAATCGCTCAAGCGGTATTGAAAGTGTTTGGCATCAAACGTTCGCCAGCTGGCCTTGCTTTAACCGGTACAGCCGTTTCAATTCCGGTGTTCTTTGACGCAGCATTCGTTATCTTGAGCGGCTTGATCCGCTCGCTGTCCACGAAGACCGGCATTTCCGTCGTCAGTTTTGTCACGGCACTAGGCGTCGGTTTGATCGTTTCGCATAATATGATTGCACCAACACCCGGACCGCTCGTCGTGGCAGAAAACACGGGTGCTGAACTCGGGCTGTTCATTCTTTACGGCATCATCGTCGCCATTCCAGCGACATTGGTCGGTGGCTATTTATACGGCATGTTCATCGGGAAACGCGTGAAGCATTCCGGTGAAATTGAAGAAGTCATCGTCGAAAAAGCCGATCTTCCGAAAAAGGAAATCAGCACCGCTTTGAGTTTCTTCATGCTGGCATTGCCGATTGTCTTGATCCTGGCAAATACCGTCTCGAAACTATTGCTTCCTGAAACCGCCGCTTCTAGCTTTTTCGGTTTCGTCGGCGAGAAAAACGTCGCCCTGTTAATCAGTGTGTTCGCAGCCGTTATCTTCTTGCGTCCTTATATTTCCATCCCGAACAATCGCCTATACAGCGAAGCCATCAATTCTGCCGGCATGATCATCCTCATCACGGGAGCCGGCGGTGCATTTGGAGCGGTCATCAACAATAGCGGCATCGGCGATCATTTGATCACGACGATGCAAAGCTGGAGTATTCCGGTGCTGTTGCTGGCGTTTATCTTCTCGCAGATTTTGCGCGCTTCACTCGGTTCGGCAACGGTTGCGCTCGTTACCACTTCGAGCATCCTCGGGCCAATGGTTACGGCACTCGGCGTCTCTCCGATTCTTTTAGGCCTCGCGATCTGTGCTGGCGGAATCGGCTTGTCCTTGCCGAACGACTCAGGCTTCTGGGTCGTCAACCGCTTCGGGAAACTCACAGTCCCGCAAACGCTTCTCGCTTGGACAGGCGGCGGCTTTATCGCCGGCGTCACCGCGCTCATCACCGTCTTTATCCTGAACTTGTTCTCCGGAATTTTGCCTGGGCTGTAA
- a CDS encoding cell wall-binding repeat-containing protein, whose product MKTSKKIGITLLTGVAVLHTAGTASADETDKTDRVIVTLEKGAGSHALSGEKTEALDVNAANSLVTVEVPTGKSINEYIEELGKAPGVAKVEPDHLLKTTTVPNDPYYSFQYHHELIESERAWTRTMGAQDVLVAVLDNGFDLDHPDLAGQFTSSYATASSISEDDHGTHVAGIIGAAHNNRTFGTGVAPQTGLLAIDVFEGEDAYSSDVIEGIYYAADAGADIINMSLGNYFYSEAYQVAIDYAHERGVLVIASSGNESTDDTHYPSGYENVVAVGSTDREDWFSGFSNYGVDQDITAPGTGIWSTVAGGSFGSLSGTSMAGPVVAGVAALVKANEPELTNEELEQRLYDTSDDLGAPGKDPYFGHGRINAEAALMILDIAQPAVNDVYESSVEISGTLEQAVEDAVITVKDESGEIARQEGYAGAGSFSLDIPQQTAGNELTLTIRDRYGNQSEALDMVVKATEPQELPGRISGINRYETAIAISQTGWASADTVVIATAGNFPDALAGGPLAYKEEAPILLTRSGELHGGTRKEIERLGAGKAIILGGSGAVSDAVEAELANMNLETERIGGKTRYETAALIAEKLESTQAVVASGSNFPDVLSVSPYAAKNGIPILLTRSDSVPEETASALEHYASSLVIGGTGVVSDEVFGTLPDPQRFGGKDRYATGYEVATRLPLGTSQAFIATGLNFPDALTGSVLAAKNDAPILLVRPDNIPTATEQQLPSYRGFSIFGGTGAVSEHVNARLQQ is encoded by the coding sequence TTGAAGACATCTAAGAAAATCGGAATCACCTTGCTTACGGGAGTGGCGGTGTTGCATACGGCAGGAACAGCGTCAGCGGACGAAACTGACAAGACAGACCGCGTCATTGTTACATTAGAAAAAGGGGCAGGCAGTCATGCACTGTCAGGAGAAAAGACGGAAGCGTTAGACGTCAATGCGGCCAATTCATTGGTGACGGTTGAAGTGCCAACAGGAAAAAGCATAAACGAGTACATAGAAGAACTTGGCAAAGCGCCAGGTGTGGCCAAAGTCGAACCGGACCATTTGCTGAAGACGACAACGGTACCGAACGATCCGTATTATTCCTTCCAGTACCATCACGAATTGATCGAGTCGGAACGGGCGTGGACCAGAACGATGGGTGCGCAAGACGTATTGGTCGCCGTGCTGGATAACGGCTTTGATTTGGATCATCCGGATTTAGCGGGGCAGTTCACGAGCTCGTATGCGACAGCTTCGAGCATCAGTGAAGACGATCACGGGACCCATGTGGCGGGCATTATCGGCGCTGCGCACAATAACCGGACGTTCGGTACGGGCGTGGCACCGCAAACGGGTTTGCTGGCAATCGACGTGTTTGAAGGGGAAGATGCTTATTCGTCCGATGTTATTGAAGGGATTTATTACGCCGCGGATGCGGGGGCGGATATTATCAATATGAGTCTCGGCAATTATTTCTATAGCGAAGCGTATCAAGTAGCAATTGATTATGCGCACGAGCGCGGCGTTTTGGTTATTGCGTCTTCTGGCAATGAATCGACGGACGATACCCATTATCCATCGGGCTATGAAAACGTGGTGGCAGTCGGATCAACGGACCGCGAAGACTGGTTTTCGGGCTTCTCGAATTATGGAGTGGATCAGGACATCACGGCACCTGGCACGGGCATTTGGTCAACCGTCGCTGGTGGTAGCTTTGGTTCCTTGAGCGGGACGTCGATGGCTGGCCCTGTGGTGGCGGGAGTTGCGGCGCTTGTGAAAGCGAACGAGCCGGAGTTGACGAATGAAGAACTCGAACAGCGCTTATACGACACGTCAGATGATCTTGGCGCGCCCGGAAAAGATCCGTATTTTGGCCACGGCCGAATCAATGCGGAAGCGGCGTTGATGATCTTGGATATTGCGCAGCCAGCCGTCAACGATGTTTATGAAAGTTCAGTGGAAATCTCCGGCACCTTGGAGCAAGCAGTGGAAGACGCCGTCATTACGGTGAAAGATGAAAGCGGTGAAATCGCGCGTCAAGAAGGCTATGCGGGAGCGGGCTCGTTCAGCTTGGACATTCCGCAGCAAACAGCAGGCAACGAGTTAACACTAACGATTCGTGATCGTTACGGCAATCAAAGCGAAGCGCTCGATATGGTCGTGAAAGCAACAGAACCGCAAGAACTGCCAGGGCGCATCTCTGGCATCAACCGCTACGAGACGGCGATTGCCATTTCACAAACCGGCTGGGCGTCAGCCGATACGGTGGTCATCGCTACGGCCGGCAACTTCCCGGACGCACTGGCCGGTGGACCGCTGGCGTATAAGGAAGAGGCACCGATTTTATTGACGCGCTCCGGTGAACTTCACGGGGGAACGCGCAAGGAAATCGAACGCTTGGGTGCTGGCAAGGCCATTATTCTAGGCGGCAGTGGAGCCGTGTCGGATGCGGTGGAAGCTGAACTCGCTAACATGAATCTCGAGACCGAACGCATCGGCGGTAAAACACGCTACGAGACCGCGGCGTTGATTGCAGAGAAATTGGAGTCCACACAGGCAGTCGTCGCAAGCGGCTCGAATTTCCCAGACGTCCTATCGGTTTCGCCGTATGCTGCGAAAAACGGCATCCCGATCCTGTTGACGCGCAGCGATTCTGTGCCGGAAGAAACAGCATCCGCGCTTGAACATTATGCATCAAGCCTCGTCATCGGCGGCACGGGCGTCGTCAGCGATGAAGTCTTCGGTACATTGCCGGACCCTCAACGCTTCGGCGGCAAAGACCGCTACGCCACAGGCTATGAAGTGGCGACGCGGTTGCCACTTGGCACTAGCCAAGCCTTTATCGCCACCGGGCTGAATTTCCCGGATGCACTGACAGGATCTGTGCTCGCCGCGAAAAACGACGCACCGATTTTGCTCGTGCGACCGGACAACATTCCGACCGCGACCGAACAGCAGCTGCCTTCTTACCGCGGCTTCTCGATCTTCGGGGGAACCGGGGCAGTGTCGGAACATGTGAACGCGCGCTTGCAGCAGTAG
- a CDS encoding Ig-like domain-containing protein, with amino-acid sequence MKSYSGKRLAFNGKTKLFSAALMAGVLAMSPLSAELSTGKNGVSLQQNSAEAAGLADVALLENQNLRADYNSTTGILTLDLDGTVLLDLSVVNEQYYNFQLPEAFKEILALPNFQDAAQIEYEQRLLLGVIPVNSGTISGDDLVVDSTTGLVRGASFDVLNLSALSTMSAELTIDLNALAQDLPVSDSGELEFFGAATSEPLLDVFVLTDEGAQASLYNLENADLSVGTVTDQDTVVEGIKKRGSATQIRVFDGEDEIGRGTVDSDANSPYAVDIPQQQAGTVLTVQAYSSSGNPVGEALEVTVSDVTAPETPIVDGVTDQDMSVTGTGEAGTEVTVTKDDEVLGTGTVDGDGNFEVDIPAQPGGTELGVFLTDDAGLTSEVVVISVEDITAPEAPVVDDVDDSDTEVTGTGEPGAEVIVTTPGGTYTGTVDEDGDFSVDIPEQEEGTEITVELEDEDGNTSEEVVITVGDGTAPDAPEVDDVGDSDTEVTGTGEPGAEVVVETPDGTYTGTVDEDGNFSVDISEQEAGTEITVTLEDDDGNVSDETVVTVGDATAPDAPEVDDVGDSDTEVTGTGEPGAEVVVETPDGTYTGTVDEDGDFSVDIPEQEAGTEITVTLEDDDGNVSDETVVTVDDTTAPDAPSLKQVTNKSTSISGKAEAGSTVVIKNGSTEIARGKAGTDGRFKLDIEPQAAGTVLTAVAIDAAGNKSDRTKTTVVKVDSETTDRISGKDRFLTAIAISQEGWDSSDTVVLATSANFPDALAGGPLAFQEDAPILLTRTNSLKSETKEEIERLGASRVIILGSTGAISASVEAELEDMDLDIERIGGETRFDTAALIADELSSDEVVVANGLNFPDVLSISPYAAKNGVPILLTRTDRLPNETEQALDDYSSSLVIGETGVVSEDVYDELPDPTRYGGETRYETGAEIATKLMMGTDLAYIATGRDFPDALTGSVLAAKDDSPILLVRPNKIPNATNKLLSNYADFTIFGGTGAVSDEVKDALDEELDN; translated from the coding sequence ATGAAAAGTTATTCTGGGAAGAGGTTAGCGTTTAATGGCAAGACAAAACTATTTTCGGCGGCATTGATGGCGGGGGTATTGGCGATGTCTCCGCTTTCGGCCGAACTAAGTACGGGGAAAAATGGCGTTTCGCTTCAGCAAAACTCAGCGGAAGCAGCTGGGCTGGCGGATGTCGCCTTGCTGGAAAACCAGAATTTGCGGGCGGATTATAATTCGACGACCGGCATTTTAACGTTGGATCTGGACGGCACGGTGCTGTTGGATCTCAGCGTGGTCAACGAGCAATATTATAATTTCCAGCTTCCGGAAGCCTTCAAAGAGATTCTGGCGTTGCCGAACTTCCAGGATGCTGCGCAGATCGAGTATGAGCAGCGGCTCTTGCTGGGAGTGATTCCCGTGAATAGCGGCACGATCAGCGGGGATGATTTGGTGGTCGATTCAACTACGGGTCTAGTCAGAGGTGCAAGTTTTGATGTGCTCAATTTGAGCGCTTTGTCTACCATGAGTGCAGAGCTGACGATTGATTTGAACGCGCTAGCCCAAGATTTGCCGGTGAGTGATTCAGGTGAACTGGAGTTCTTCGGGGCTGCGACTTCTGAGCCTTTATTGGACGTGTTCGTGCTGACGGATGAAGGCGCTCAAGCGTCCTTGTACAATTTGGAAAATGCTGATTTGTCGGTAGGTACGGTGACGGACCAGGATACGGTCGTCGAAGGAATTAAAAAACGAGGTTCCGCAACGCAAATTCGAGTATTTGACGGGGAGGACGAAATCGGCAGAGGAACGGTCGATAGCGACGCGAATAGCCCATACGCAGTCGACATCCCGCAGCAACAAGCAGGTACGGTATTGACGGTACAAGCTTACTCTTCTTCAGGGAATCCAGTAGGTGAAGCGCTTGAAGTGACGGTGAGTGATGTAACTGCACCTGAAACGCCGATTGTCGATGGCGTGACCGACCAGGATATGTCAGTTACCGGGACCGGTGAAGCAGGAACGGAAGTGACGGTGACAAAAGACGATGAAGTGCTGGGCACTGGCACGGTCGACGGAGACGGGAATTTTGAAGTCGACATCCCGGCGCAGCCAGGTGGAACGGAACTTGGCGTCTTTTTGACAGATGATGCAGGATTAACCAGTGAGGTTGTTGTCATTTCTGTTGAAGATATCACTGCACCGGAAGCGCCGGTTGTCGATGATGTTGACGATAGCGATACGGAAGTAACCGGAACGGGTGAACCGGGAGCGGAAGTAATTGTAACAACTCCAGGAGGTACGTATACCGGGACTGTCGATGAAGACGGTGATTTCTCTGTTGACATTCCAGAACAAGAAGAAGGAACAGAAATTACGGTCGAATTGGAAGATGAAGACGGCAATACAAGTGAAGAAGTTGTCATAACGGTAGGAGATGGAACGGCACCAGACGCCCCAGAAGTGGATGATGTCGGCGATAGCGATACGGAAGTCACGGGAACGGGTGAACCGGGAGCGGAAGTTGTCGTTGAGACACCAGATGGTACGTATACTGGAACTGTTGATGAAGACGGCAATTTCTCTGTTGACATTTCAGAGCAAGAAGCTGGAACGGAAATTACAGTGACCTTGGAAGATGACGATGGCAATGTCAGTGACGAGACGGTTGTCACGGTCGGTGACGCGACAGCACCAGACGCGCCAGAAGTAGATGATGTCGGCGATAGCGATACGGAAGTAACCGGAACTGGTGAACCGGGAGCGGAAGTTGTCGTTGAGACACCAGATGGTACGTATACTGGAACTGTTGATGAGGACGGCGATTTCTCCGTTGACATTCCAGAGCAAGAAGCTGGAACGGAAATCACGGTGACTTTGGAAGATGATGATGGCAATGTCAGTGACGAGACGGTGGTGACTGTCGACGATACAACTGCTCCGGATGCGCCAAGCTTGAAACAAGTGACGAATAAGTCTACGAGCATCAGCGGTAAAGCTGAGGCAGGCAGCACAGTCGTCATCAAAAACGGATCGACAGAGATTGCTAGAGGAAAAGCGGGTACGGATGGACGCTTTAAGTTAGATATTGAACCGCAAGCAGCCGGTACGGTCTTGACGGCTGTGGCAATAGATGCGGCAGGCAATAAGAGTGATCGAACGAAAACCACAGTCGTTAAAGTAGATTCGGAAACGACAGATCGTATTTCAGGGAAAGACCGGTTCTTGACAGCCATCGCGATTTCTCAAGAAGGCTGGGATTCGTCGGACACAGTCGTACTGGCAACTTCCGCTAATTTCCCAGATGCCTTGGCTGGTGGGCCGCTAGCCTTCCAAGAAGATGCACCGATCCTATTGACACGCACTAATAGCTTGAAGAGCGAGACGAAAGAGGAAATTGAACGATTAGGTGCAAGCCGCGTTATCATTCTCGGTAGCACAGGTGCGATCTCCGCTTCGGTGGAAGCAGAGCTGGAAGACATGGACTTGGATATCGAACGTATCGGCGGCGAAACGCGTTTTGACACAGCGGCGTTGATTGCGGATGAGTTGTCTTCTGATGAAGTAGTCGTCGCAAACGGCTTGAACTTTCCAGATGTACTTTCTATCTCTCCATACGCTGCGAAAAACGGCGTGCCGATTCTCTTGACGCGCACCGATCGTTTGCCGAATGAAACGGAACAAGCATTAGACGATTACTCCTCATCGCTTGTCATCGGTGAAACCGGCGTAGTCAGCGAAGACGTTTACGACGAATTGCCAGATCCAACGCGTTACGGCGGCGAAACTCGCTATGAAACTGGCGCAGAAATCGCGACCAAACTTATGATGGGTACGGACCTTGCCTATATCGCGACCGGCAGAGACTTCCCGGATGCCTTGACCGGTTCTGTCCTGGCAGCGAAAGACGATTCACCAATCTTGCTCGTCCGTCCGAATAAAATTCCGAATGCGACGAACAAGCTCTTGTCGAATTACGCCGACTTCACGATCTTCGGCGGAACGGGCGCAGTGTCTGATGAAGTCAAAGACGCATTGGATGAAGAATTGGATAATTAA
- a CDS encoding aldo/keto reductase, whose protein sequence is MNHVTLNNKLEMPQLGFGVWQVDNDQAAEAVSTALQTGYTSIDTAMIYKNEEGVGKALKETSVPRENLFITTKVWNSDQGYDNTLRAFDESLERLGLDYVDLYLIHWPTPEFDNYVETYKAMEKLYKDGRVKAIGVCNFQPEHLQRLLDECDVPPVLNQIECHPYLAQNDVKEFCAQHDIFVEAWSPLDQGGEVLKDEVIQKIAEAHKKSPAQIVLRWHLQNNTIVIPKSVTPSRIEENFNVFDFELSEEDMNQINGLDKNRRKGAHPNEMNVR, encoded by the coding sequence GTGAATCATGTAACACTTAATAACAAGCTAGAGATGCCTCAACTAGGTTTTGGCGTTTGGCAAGTCGACAACGACCAAGCAGCTGAAGCCGTATCAACAGCACTCCAAACTGGCTATACATCGATCGATACAGCCATGATCTATAAAAACGAAGAAGGCGTCGGAAAAGCGTTGAAAGAAACTTCTGTCCCGCGCGAAAACTTGTTCATCACTACGAAAGTCTGGAACTCCGACCAAGGTTACGACAACACCTTGCGCGCATTCGACGAAAGCCTCGAGCGTCTCGGCTTGGATTATGTGGACCTCTACCTCATTCACTGGCCGACACCTGAGTTTGATAATTACGTCGAGACGTATAAAGCGATGGAAAAACTATACAAAGACGGCCGCGTCAAAGCGATCGGCGTCTGCAATTTCCAACCTGAACATTTGCAGCGCCTACTGGATGAGTGCGACGTGCCGCCAGTCCTCAACCAAATCGAATGCCATCCGTACTTGGCACAAAACGACGTCAAAGAATTCTGCGCGCAGCACGATATTTTCGTTGAAGCATGGAGCCCGCTCGACCAAGGCGGCGAAGTGCTGAAAGACGAAGTGATTCAAAAAATCGCCGAAGCGCACAAGAAATCCCCAGCCCAAATCGTCTTGCGCTGGCACTTGCAAAACAACACAATCGTTATTCCGAAATCCGTCACCCCGTCGCGCATCGAAGAAAACTTCAATGTCTTCGATTTCGAATTAAGCGAAGAAGACATGAACCAAATCAACGGACTCGACAAAAACCGCCGCAAAGGCGCACACCCGAACGAAATGAACGTCCGTTAA